The proteins below come from a single Beutenbergia cavernae DSM 12333 genomic window:
- a CDS encoding histidine phosphatase family protein, translating into MAARRVHLLRHAMPAARPDADPRAWPLSDEGRAAAARLAGTLPAGLLLSSTEAKAVETITLAAGPPTTDARFGEVSRPGEPFDDAVVARRRAWVESRLDVRHAGWETPDEAAARFDAGVRAYPGEDMVIATHGMVMVAWLARVGVVSAGAAAGELWIGLAFPDLVTVCV; encoded by the coding sequence GTGGCGGCGAGGCGGGTGCACCTGCTCCGCCACGCGATGCCCGCGGCACGGCCCGACGCCGACCCCCGTGCCTGGCCGCTGAGCGACGAGGGCAGGGCGGCAGCTGCGCGCCTGGCCGGCACGCTCCCTGCGGGGCTGCTGCTGAGCAGCACCGAGGCCAAGGCCGTCGAGACGATCACGCTGGCCGCGGGACCTCCGACGACCGACGCGCGGTTCGGCGAGGTCAGCCGCCCGGGCGAGCCGTTCGACGACGCCGTGGTCGCGCGACGCCGGGCGTGGGTCGAGAGCCGGCTCGATGTCCGGCACGCCGGGTGGGAGACGCCGGACGAGGCCGCCGCACGCTTCGACGCGGGCGTGCGTGCGTACCCGGGCGAGGACATGGTCATCGCCACGCACGGCATGGTGATGGTGGCGTGGCTCGCGCGGGTCGGCGTCGTGTCCGCGGGCGCCGCCGCCGGGGAGCTGTGGATCGGGCTCGCGTTTCCCGACCTCGTCACGGTGTGCGTCTAG
- a CDS encoding LacI family DNA-binding transcriptional regulator codes for MPVTMRDVAALAGVSVKTVSRVVNLEPHTRPEVVRRVRAAIAELDWVPNGSARTLRTGRTGLVAVAVTELRRPHLAMLGEALVDEIGRRGLQAAVEPTHGDPARLRDLLDARGRIFDGLVLIGDPGEDLLTGLRAQHPVVLVHGGGRGTVDAVDADLVEAASLVARHLVVMGRSRPVLLGLDRGAGGVEAMRAALASAGVTEPAPAIGGVRTRADGADVVDRARRERPDLDTLVCGSDEVALGALAALARDGVAVPDDVAVIGFDDLDDGQFTTPSLTTVDPGPGRLARAAIDLLADRLSGTAPAEPRRVISPVELIRRESTLGGMS; via the coding sequence ATGCCGGTCACGATGCGCGACGTCGCCGCGCTCGCGGGCGTGTCGGTGAAGACCGTCTCGCGCGTGGTGAACCTCGAGCCGCACACGCGGCCCGAGGTCGTCCGACGGGTGCGCGCAGCGATCGCCGAGCTCGACTGGGTGCCCAACGGCAGCGCCCGCACCCTCCGGACGGGCCGCACCGGGCTCGTCGCCGTCGCCGTCACGGAGCTCCGCCGGCCGCATCTCGCGATGCTGGGAGAAGCGCTCGTCGACGAGATCGGGCGGCGTGGGCTTCAGGCCGCCGTCGAACCCACGCACGGTGATCCTGCCCGCCTGCGCGACCTGCTCGACGCCCGCGGCCGGATCTTCGACGGCCTCGTCCTGATCGGGGATCCGGGCGAGGACCTGTTGACCGGGCTGCGGGCCCAGCACCCGGTGGTCCTCGTGCACGGCGGCGGGCGGGGCACCGTCGACGCGGTGGACGCCGACCTCGTCGAGGCCGCCTCCCTCGTGGCCCGCCACCTCGTGGTCATGGGGCGATCGCGTCCCGTGCTCCTCGGGCTCGACCGCGGCGCGGGTGGTGTCGAGGCGATGCGCGCCGCGCTCGCGTCCGCCGGCGTCACGGAGCCTGCCCCCGCCATCGGTGGCGTCCGGACTCGCGCGGACGGGGCCGACGTCGTCGACCGTGCGCGTCGTGAGCGACCCGACCTCGACACCCTCGTCTGCGGCTCCGACGAGGTCGCGCTCGGCGCCCTCGCCGCTCTGGCGCGCGACGGCGTGGCCGTCCCGGACGACGTCGCCGTCATCGGCTTCGACGACCTCGACGACGGCCAGTTCACGACGCCGAGCCTCACCACCGTCGATCCAGGCCCCGGCCGCCTGGCCAGGGCGGCCATCGACCTGCTCGCCGACCGGCTCTCCGGCACCGCACCCGCGGAGCCGCGCCGCGTGATCTCCCCGGTCGAGCTCATCCGCCGGGAGTCGACCTTGGGCGGGATGTCGTGA